The following is a genomic window from Hymenobacter sp. APR13.
AAAGCCCCAACGACCTCGACATCAGCGTGAAGTTCACGCCCGAGCTCGACAAGGCCCTCGTGAACGTGCACCAGGTGCTGGGCGGCTACCACGCCCAGGTGATTCAGCCGTTTTTCTCGCTGATTCCGGAAGAGAAGCGCACCGAGGTGTTGCAGGAGTTGGTGAAAGGCAGCGTGCCCGACGCCACCTTCCAGAGCCTGAAAGCCACCAACGGTGAAGCCGGTCTGAGCCCGCTCAGCAAGCCGTTTCTGGTAGATGCCAGCGTGGAATCGTCGTCGTTGCTCAACAAGGCTGGCCAGCGCTACCTGTTCAAAGTCGGGGAGCTGCTGGGGCCGCAGTCGGAGCTGTACCAGACCGAAGCCCGGCAGTACGACGTGGAAAACGACTTCAACCGCCGCTACAACCGTACCATCACGCTGGAGCTGCCAGCAGGATACCAGATCCGCAACCTCCAGGACCTGAACGCCAACGTGCAGGCCGGCCCCGACGCCAAAGACCCGCTCTACTACTTCACCTCGAAGTACGCCGTGCAGGGCCAGACCGTCACGGTCACCATCACGGAAGCCTACCGCCAGATCCGCTGGCCCAAGAAGGACTTCGAAGCCTTCCGCGACGTGGTAAACGCCGCCGCCAACTTCAACAAAGTGGTGCTGGTGCTGGAAAAGAAAGGCTGATTTCAGGCTTGCAGACCGTCATGCAGAGGCGCAGCCGAAGCATCTCGCGTGCTGATGCAGGAGTAGTAACTCAACGTCAGCACGCGAGATGCTTCGCTGCGCTCTGCATGACGAGTTGTTGATGCGTTGATCAGGACCTTCTCCTCAGATGCACCAGCCGGGCCGCCATTGTTCGGCATGCCGAATATTTTCTGTTCTTTGTAGTGCTTCGCCTTCAGCCTGCTACTACCATGCACACCCTCCCCGACACGCCCGCGGCCGCCGCTTTCCGCCGCACCATTTCCAGTCCGTTGAAGCTGCGCCTGTTCATGCTGCGCAGTTTGCCGATGGCGTATCTGGCGGGGCTGCGGCTGCGCGAAATCACGCCGGAGCGGGCCGTCATTACGGTGCCGTTCAAATACCTCACTCAAAATCCGTTTCGCAGCATCTACTTTGCCTGCCTGAGCATGGCCGCCGAAATGGCCAGCGGCATGCTGGCCATGATGCACATTCAGGGCCAGGGCCGCGTCTCGATGCTGGTGGTGGGACTGGAAGCGGAGTTCACCAAAAAGGCTGTGGGGTTGATTGCCTTCACCTCCGAAGACGGCCCGCGCATCGCCCAAACCATTGCCGACAGCCGCGCCAGCGGCGAAGGTCGCACCGTGGTCTGCACCAGCACCGGCGTCGACCAGGCCGGCGACGTGGTGGCTACCTTCCGGATTACGTGGTCGTTTCGGGCGAAGTAGAAAGTGCCTCAATCCATGTATAGCACATTGTAAAAATGTCCCAGTAGTACTATATGAATAAGTACGCTTTACTTTGCCTGATTTCAGGTGTTTTAACCGTGTATTGCTCGGCTAATGCGCAGTCTGTCAAATCTGTAGCGGCGACTCAAGAAGCCGGCGCTGCTCCAAGTCAAGCCTATTCGCAAGTGGCAGGTGAAATAGCCGACTTGATGCGAAGAGCTACTGCTCTATCTGACGATAAAGCGCTGATGTTGCTACGGAAGGAAAGTCCTGCGCTGATAGCACGAGCCGGAAGAGTGAAACCACTCTATGTTCGCTGGCTGAAGACTCTGTCTCCAGATGAAATAAAAGTGGAAGAAAGAAGATTGGCTACCTCCTCCTGGGGGAAATACTTTACCAATCTTGAAAACAGTTTAGAAGCTGCACCTATTGGAGCGAAGGTGAGTCGTAATCGTGCTATTGCAGAGCAGGTTATGAACCTCATGACTATTTTTGATGGGGTATAATTTGCAGGCTAAAAGCGCGTCATGCAACGCATAGCAGCTTGCCAAATAGAGGCTTGGATTGCAGCAACAATCTTTACCACTCCAAGATCCTAACCGGTAGTTATGCGTCTTATCATTATAGCTTCGCTGTTATTAGGGGTTTCTGCCTCCGGCCAGGCCCGGCCGCTAGTGCGGGTGCAGCTAAAACTGGAGCCGGCTACGCACCGCTTCACCTGCCACTACACGTTCCGGCTGCCGGCCTCTGACACCAGCTCCGTACTAAAGCTCAACCTCAACCGGCAGTTTCAGCTGCAGCAGGTGCGCAGCACCGGCGCCGCGCGCCCGCGCACCGCGCGGCTGTTCTACCCGTTTTTCGGGGATACGCTGCAGCAGGTGACGGTGCGCTTCGGCAACGGACCGGCCCGCCGTCAGGTGGAGTTGACGTACGTGGGCACCCTAGGCAAGGGCAATTTCACTGCCGACGTAAACGTGTTGAGTGGCCACAGCAACTGGCTGCCGTTCCGGCCCTACGCCGAGTATGAGGTGGTGGACTACGAGCTGGCCGTGCGGGTGCCGACCGGCTATCAGGTATTGAGCACCACCGCGCCGCGCCGAGAGCGGGCCGGCAGCTACGCTTTCCGCGGCAGCACCAGCGCCACCGAGCTGACGGCTATCGTGGCGCGGCAGTTCGGGCAGCTGGTGGCCGGCAGTGCGCCGCGCATCACGGTGGTGAAAGCCGCCGCTGCGCCGGGGCGGGCGGATTCGGTGCTGCTGCAGAAAACCCAGGACATCGTGGCGTTTTACAACCGCAGCATCGGCCGCCAGGATGCGGTTGCGCAGTTCACGGTGTTCCTGCCCGGCACCAACCACGAAGCCTACGGTCTGCTCGACAACGCCACCGTCATCACATACACTGATTTCGACGTGGCCAAGCGGGGGGATTTGCTGATTCTGGACCACGAGATAAGCCACAAATGGTGGGCCTACGGCTCGTACCACGACGACAGCGCGTGGCTGAACGAAGCCTTCGCCACCTACTCCAGCCTGCTGTACCTGCAAGCAAGCGGGGATGCCGAGGGCTACCGGCAGGAGCTGGCGAAGCTGGCCACCTCGGCCGCCGGTGCACCGCCAATCCTGGGCTTCAACCGCTACCAGCACGAGCCGGCCGTTTTCCGCCGGGTGGTGTACAACAAAGGCACGGTAATCCTCGCGGCCCTGCACGACCGGTTGGGAACCGAATCATTCAACGCCGTGCTGGCCGCCACGGCCGCCCGCCAAGTGTCCACCACGGCCGGCTTTCTGGAAGTAGTGGCCCAGCTTTCCGGCCAGCCCACCCGCGACTGGCTGCTGGCTGAGTTAAGCCGGTAGGTTGGTTTGAAGCCGTTTCAAAAATTGAATACAAAGCCCGGCAAAGGCTTTAAGCGTTTTGCTGCGTTACGCCCCCTAAAACGCTAGCTATCAAGCGAAACGAGCGTACCTAAGCTGTTGTACAATATTCTGTGATATGAGTTACGATTTGATGATTTTCAGCTCAGAAGCTGCTCCAAAAACACGGGCTGATTTCATGCTTTGGTACGCCCGGCAGACGGCATGGACAGAGGGGCACAGCTACCAGAACCCCACCATCACGACTCCTGGGCTACGCTCTTGGTATTTGGATATGATGCAAACCTTTCCGGACATGAATGGACCAGAGGCGACGGATGACCACACCAGTGAGTATGAGACGGACTATACCATCGGCAGAGCAGTAATCTATGCTGCCTTCAGCTGGCGCCTTGCTGAAGAGGCAAACACCACAGCTCGCCAGCTAGCCCAAAAGCATCAGGTCGGCTTGTACGACCCTAGTTTTAATGGGCCTATTCTGGTTCCTCATAACGGGCAGTTGAAACCAATGGAAGGTGTCAATACACGAATACAGGATGTAAGGAAGCCATGGTGGAAAGTGTGGTAAAGCTGCCTTAGCAAATTTTACGTGCTGTAATTCCTGTTCATTGAGTGTCCTCAATGCGTAAATCACTTAATCACGGTCACCTCATGAAAACGATTCTGCTAGCCGTGCTGCTCCTTGCCTTCCACATATCCACGGCACAAGCCTGTTCCTGTATCAGCGGCGCCCGCGTTTCCGAGAAACAGCAGATTGCGGCTGCTTACCAGCGCGACGCCCTGATATTCGTGGGCAAGGTGGTGAGCGTGGAAACCGTCGTGACGACTGATTCCGTGCGGGTGGCGGACACCGGGCCGGTGCAAAAGCAGTTCCAGCTTGTCCGGCGCGAAACGTTGCGCTACACCTTTGCCGTGGCGCAGCAGTTGAAAGGGGCAGCTACGGGCCCGACGGTGTGGATAGCCAGTGAAACGTCCAGTTCAATGTGCGGCAAGCAGTTCAAAGTAGGCTCCGAGCAACTGGTGTATGCTTACCTCGTGAGCCAGAAAGAGTCGCCCTACGGCGGGGAATTACGAAATATCACGCCCTACTACGAAACCAGCCTGTGCAACCGCAGCCAGGAGCTGAACCAGGTGAAGCCAGCTGAGCTAAAGCAGCTGCGGAAGCTCGCGGAGGCCGGCTAGCCATTCCACGCTGCGGAGAACAAGAGCTAAAAAGCTAGTTCCCCTCCTTGGAAAGGAGGGGCTAGGGGTGGTTGACAATCGTTGAACGGCTTTAGAGTTAGCTCTAATCATCGTTCTGACAGTATCAACCACCCCTAGCTCCTCCTTTCCAAGGAGGGGAGCTAGCTCTCTAGCTGTGGCATCGTAGTCCGCAGCATTTCATGGCTAGCGCCACCTCAATCCTCCTCGCCGAGCCGTTCTTTGGTGATGACGTTCACCATGCCGTCTTCGCTTACCACGATGGCCAGGCACGGATACGGCGAGGTTTCGACGTAGCGGATGGCTGAGTTGTAGCGGGCGCCGCGGGTGCTGGTGCCGCGGCCCGAGGCCTTGCCGTCCAGAATCACGCCGATGGAGTAGCAGTAGCTGTCGGGGTCGAGGAGCACGGCGCCGTCGATGCTGGTGACGAGGCGGGTGATGAGCGGCGTGAGCGGCACCGGCTCGATGAGCGTGCATTGCAGCTTGAGGCGGTCGGCTTCGGCCAGCGCCTCGGTGGTGATGACCAGCAGTGTGCCGTGCTTCTGGCGGCTGGCTTCCAGCACCACGTCCCAGAGGCGCTCAATTTTGGCCGGGTCGGTGAGCTGGAACGTGCGCTTGAGGTCTTTGCGGAAGCGGCTGCGGTTCACGCGGAAGCGCGGCAGGCTCGGCTGGCTGTAAATCGTGCGCATCAGCACCTTGCCATCGTGCTGAAACTCCCAGGCGTAGTGGTTGATGAAGTTGATGACGAACACGTCTTCGCGGGCGGGGTCGTAGGTGCCCACCAGGCGGCCCAGCGCGTACACGTTTTCGCTGTCGGCCAGCAGACTCACGTCGGGCGTGGTCATCTCCAGGAGCTTGCGCACGGCGCGGTAGTCGGTGAGCGGGGTGGGGCAGGTGAGGGCGAATACCTCCTCCAGATTCGGGTGGTGCCGCCGCGCCAGAATGACTTTGCCCACGCCCTCGGCTCCTTCGTAGCGGAGGCTGGAAATGGTGTTGAGCGTGTGAAACAGCCGCGCCGCGCCCGGCTCGGCGCCGAGGGCCTGGGCGGGCGTGTCGAGCAGGCTTTTGCCGGCGGCGCGCAGCAGCTCCTCGGTTTCGCGGGGGCGCACCAGCAGGCCCGAGCCGGGCTCCGGCTCGCTGAGCAGCTTCACGCATTCCTCGTGGAAGCGCTGCATGGCCGAAGTCAGCAACGAGGGCATCAGGGGCCGGCCATCGGTATAGAAGCGGTTGGCGCGCAGCGAAGGATAGCCGCGCAGGGGCTTGCGCTGCACCCGCAGCACCGTCATCACGAAGAAGCCGTGAATCTCGATGGGCCAGCCGGCCACGTGCTGGTGCTGGGTGTGCTCGTCGAGCTTGTCGAGGACGGCCTGCACGGCTTTGCGCACGCCCAGGCCTTCGTGGCGGCGGCGCACCATTTCGGGGCTCACGTCGTCGCGGCCGGCAAAGGGCGGGGCGGTCTGGCTTTGCAGGATACGGCCCTCCGCTACCACGTTCTCAAACTGCCGCGCATCGAGGCCGCACAGGGCGGGCTCCAGGCAGGCCGCGGGTGCGGCCGAACCGGGCTGCGCGGGCAGGGCCAGCAGCAGCACGTAGGGCTCCAGATCTTCATCAAGCGCGCTGAACAGGCCGTCGGCCAGCACCTGCGCCACCTGCCGGAACCGGGCCTGGTGGGGCCACACCCGGAACGCATCGGATACGGGGGCTTCGTAAGTGGGCGCTACGGGAGGCGCGGAAAGCAGCGGGAGCGGGGAAAGCATGCGAGTACGGTAGGAAAAGCGGGGCCGGTAGCAAGCACCACCGCCCGGCAACGAGGCCGGGGCTGTCTGGATAGACGCATAACCCCGGCAAGTATTTTAAAAAGCATTCAGTGGCGCGAAAATTCGTTCCGCGACGAGCAGTACGAGTGTCCGACGACTACTGCCGCGTGGGAACTCGCGGTGCTTGTCGTGAAACAGATTTTCGCGCCACTGTACGGAAGGCTACAGCTGAAACAGAACAGGCAACACCATTTTTTGTCGGACCGGTTCGCCTTTGTAGGTGGCGGCGGTCCACTTGGGTGCGGCTTTGATGAGGCGTAGCGCCTCCTGGTCGAGGCCCGAGCCGAGTGGCTTGAGGACTTTGGCGTCGGTGAGTGAGCCATCCTTCTGGATGATGAACTCCACCATCACGCGGCCCTCAATCTTGCGCTGGCGGGCCAGCGCCGGGTATTTCTGGTTTAACTGAATCCACTCGAAAAACGCTTCCGTGCCGCCCACCGGCCGCGCCGGCTGGTCGGCCTTGACGGTGGTGGTGCCGCCGCTTGGGGCGCCCGGAGCCACGAAAGCTGTGCCGGTAACGGCCGCGTCGTCGGTGCCGGCCGGAATCTGGAACGTGATGGGCACCGTCACGCGCTGGCGCACCTTGCCGCCTTTGTGCATGGCCGGCGTCCAGCGCGGGCCGGCCTTGATGAGGCGCAGGGCCTCGGCATCCAGCTCCGGGTCGAGGGGCGCGGCCACTTCGGCACTAGATACGGCCCCGCTTTTCTCCACCACGAACGTAACCGTGACGGTGCCGGCCGCGCCGCGCTGCAGCGCCGCCGTGGGGTACTGCTGCTTGTCGGCCAGGTACTGCGCGTAGGCATCGAGGCCACCAACGGGCACGGCGGGCTGCGCTACGGCGTCGTAGATCTGGTCGGCGGGCGGGGCCTTGGGGTACTTGAGCTTCTGCTGGGCCTGCCCGGCGGCCGGCAGGGCCAGGGCAGCAGCCAGCACCAGGCAGCGGAGAGTGGAATGCATAGCGGCGACGAAAAAACCAGGGAAACAGCGGGCCCGGAACGGCGGGGCGTTTCTCAACAACCGCACCAGGGGCCGCCCGGGTTCAGCCTCTACGCAGCAAGCCCGAAAATCGGCTATTTTTACCGTATGGCACCTGACACTCCTTCCGCATCGGCCGGCACTCCGGCCACCCCGTCGTCTTCGTCGGCGGCGCACAACTCCAGCCGCGCGCCCGAGCCGGTGGGGCTGTACCCGCACGCCCGGCGCGCCGGCAACCTGCTGTTTCTGTCGGGCGTGGGGCCGCGCCAGCGGGGCCAGAAGCACGTGCCCGGCGTGGAGCTGGACGAGGACGGCAACATCCTGCAGTATGACTTCGAGAGCCAGTGCCACGCCGTGTTCCAGAACGTGCGCTACATTCTGGAGGAAGCCGGCGCCCGCTGGGAAGACCTCGTGGACGTAACCGTGTTCCTGACCAACATGCAGGACGACTTTCCCGCCTACAACCGTCTCTACGCCGAGTATTTCGCCACCAACCAGCCCTGCCGCACCACGGTGGAAGTCAACCGCCTGCCCACGCCCATTGCCATCGAGCTGAAGTGTATTGCAGTGATGGCTGGGTAGCGTTGAAGTGCTTATTACCAGTCACTATACTTATTGAGGTGAAAAACTATTACGTGGCAGGCTTGCTGGCTTTGATGCTGTCGGCCGGAACAGGTGCGGCTCAGCCAGGTGCCAAAGCAAAGCCGGTGCTAAAAGCAGCAACTCAGGCCGCTGCGGTAGTGGTAGGTGATTATGCAGGCACGCTGGATGGCAAGTATGCGCTTCGGCTAACAGTTTCGGCAGTGCAGGCCAACGGACAGGTAATGGGCTGCTATTATTATCTGAGTCAGCAAAAGCCCATTTGGCTGGAAGGCTACGTGACGCCCGCCGGCGACTTGTGGCTGGGTGAGAGAGACCTGGAGCAGCCCCAACTGACCTATCGTTGGGATGGAAGCCGCCAGCCCCGCCAGCCGTTTGCGTATTTCCGCTTGCGCCAAACCGCTACGGGCACGCTGGCAGGCACCTGGCGGGCGGCCAAATCTGAGCGGCAATTGTCAGCCCAGCTGACGAGCTACCGCAGCCCTGGCGTTGCCGATAAGGCCCATGTAGGAGAAGCAACGCATTTCGGCGAGTTCCCGGCCCCAGTCTTTACCGTGCCGGATTTTCGTGTGTCGGAAAAGCTGTGGGCGGCTTTTGAGGTAGAAAAGCTGGCTGATATGAGCTGGGAAGAGCTGGCGGAGTTGGCCAAAGCCCGCAAGAGCGGTGAGCGGCAGGGCTATCAAGGTACCGACGCTACCGTAGCCTACAACGACCGGGGGCTGCTGAGTGTGTGGCTGCGCAGTGAGCAGGTGTATGGGCAGCTATCGGCCCGGATGTGGTCGGTGGTGCTGGATTTGCAGACCGGTGAGCACCTTGAGGAGGAAATAGATCCCGCGCAGCGCCCCGCATTTCTGGCGGCAAGCGAGCGGAAGCTGCAGCAGCAAATTGGCCGCTACCTGCACGAACACCCGGACGCCGACGCCGTTGACGTCGCCGGAATCAGTAGTCAACACGTAGATGCGGCACATCTGCCCACCGACCTGCACGTAATGGCCGACAGCGTGACATTTCATCACGCGGTAGACTATGAAGGCATGACCCACTTCGTGAGAAGAGACATGGAGTATGATTTTCGGCTGGCGTTCAGCTTCGCCGAGCTGATGCCTTTTCTGACGCCCGGCAGCCCGTTGCGCCGGTTGGTTAAGCAGTAGTGTAGCCTCCTGCCGGACCTGCGTACCTTCGCAGCATCATCCATTGCTGCTGCTGTGCCCGTTTCTGCTGATTTTCGCCCGATTACCGTTCTGCCCGCCGAGGTCTTTGCGGAGAACCTGACCACGCACGCCGCGCAGGAGCAGCACTACGCCCGGCGGCATCAGCTGGGCGGCTGGCTGCGGGTGCTGCTGTTTGGGGGCGGCGCGGCCGGGGCATGGTGGCTGTTCAGTAGCGGGTTTGTGCTGCCGGGGCTGGCGTTTGTGGTGGGCGTGCTGCTGGCCTTCTGGGGCATGGTGCGCTGGCACGCGGCCGTGGGCTACCAGCGCGAGCATCACCGGCTGCTAACCCAGCTGAATCAGCAGGAGCTGGACCGCCTCGCCGGCAAGCTCGGCGGCTTCGATGCCGGCCAGCGCTACCTCGACGCCCAGCACCCCTACGCCGCCGACCTCGACGTATTCGGGCCCCACTCGCTGTTTCAGCTGCTCAACCGCGCTTCCACCCGCCTCGGCCACGACTGGCTGGCGGGCTGGCTGCTACGCCCGGCCCTCGCCGACGAGGTGCGCGCCCGCCAGCAGGCCGCCGCCGCCCTGGCCCCCGACCTCAACTGGACCCAGGAGTGGCAGGCCCGCGCCCGCCACTTCCCGCGCCAGCACGAAGCCGACCCGCGCGAGTTCAGCGCCTGGCTGGCCCGCCCCGATTTCTTCCAAAACAAAGCCTGGCTGAAGCCGCTGCTGGTGCTGCTGCCGCTGCTGGTGCTGGCCAGCGCCGCCGCCTGGGCGTTGGGGCAGGGCTACTTCTGGCTGATTGGCGCGCAGGTGGTGGTGAGCCTGCTCAACGGCCGCCTCGCTGAAGCCCGCAACGAATACGCCGCCCAGGCCCTGGCCATGCACGATGCCCTGCGCGCCACTCAGGCCCAGCTGGCGTTGTTTGAGGATGAAGCCGCGCCTGACTGGCAGGCGCCGCGCCTGCGCGAGCTGCGCGCCACGTTGCGCGCCGCCAGCCACGGCACCGCCGCCACGCGCCGCCTGGGCCAGCTCACCACCGTGGCGGGCCTGTTTCGGGGGCGCGAGCATCCGCTGGGGGCGCTGCTGCTGAACAACTTTCTGCTCTGGGATTTGCACGCCATGTGGCAGCTGGAGCGCTGGAAGCGTGATTTGGGCCCGGAGCTGACCACCGTGCTGGAAGTGCAGGCCGAGCTGGAGGCGCTGGTGAGCCTGGCCGGCTGGCAGTTCGCCAACCCCACCTACACCACGCCCGAACTGAGCGTCGGCCCGCTGGAAGTGGCCGCCGAAGCTCTGGGCCACCCGCTCATCTTCGCGGCCCAGCGCATCACCAACGACTACCAGACCATCGGCTACGGGCAGACGGCCGTCATTACGGGCTCCAACATGGCCGGCAAAAGCACGTTTCTGCGCACCGTAGGTTTGAATATGGCGCTGGCGCTGGCCGGCGGCGTGGTGTGCGCCCGGCGTCTGCGCCTGAGCCCGGCACAGCTGTTCTCGGCCATGCGCACCCAAGACAACCTCGCCGAAAGTACGTCCTCGTTCTACGCCGAACTCAAGCGCCTCAAGCTGCTGCTGGACATGTCTTCTTCTGAATCAAAAATTCAACAGGAAGAATTGAAAATGACGCGCGAGCCCGCCGGCGCCAGCTTTTCGGCCCCAAGCAACCAGCCAAAATCGAACTACGAACAACCAACAACGAACAACGAACTCCCCGTTTTCTACCTGCTCGACGAGATTCTGAAGGGCACCAACTCGCTGGACCGGCACCGCGGGGCGCGGGCGCTGCTGCGGCAGCTGCACCAGCGCCGCGCCGCCGGCCTCATCAGCACCCACGACCTGGAACTGGCCGCCCTGGAAGGCGAGTGGCCCGGGCAGGTGCGCAACTTCAGCTTCAATAGCACGTTCAGCGAGGGCGAAATCCACTTCGACTACCACCTCACGCCCGGCCCTTGCCAGGCCTTCAACGCCAGCCAGCTCATGCAGTTGATGGGCATTGAAATTTAATGGGGGATGGCTGAAGGGCTGAATGGTTGACTCTTCAACGGGTTGACTGAACGGCCATTCATCAGTTCAGCCATGTAACAATTCAACAGTTCACTCAATGTACGTTCGGAATAATCTGCGCTGGCGCGTCATCTGGAAATTCTCCTGGAAAGGGCTGCTGGTATTCACGCTGTATTCGCTACTGATCTGCCTGGTGTATGGGCCGGTGGGATTCCATTCGCTGTCGATTCCGTGGCAGCCGGTGGCTACGCTGGGCATTGCGGTGTCGTTCTATATCGGTTTCAAAAACAACGGCTCCTACGACCGTTTCTGGGAGGGCCGGCAGCTGTGGGGCGGCATCGTGAACTACAGCCGCACCTGGGCTATTCAGGCGCTGGAATACGTGACGTCGGTGGTGGATGCGCCGGGCGTGGAGGCGCCGGCGGCCTCGCACGCCGAGTTGAGCTTGCGCCACCGCCGCCTCGTGTACCGCCAGATAGCCTGGGCCAACGCCCTGCGCCTGCAACTGCGCCGCCAGATAGACCAGTGGGACACC
Proteins encoded in this region:
- a CDS encoding DUF4442 domain-containing protein: MHTLPDTPAAAAFRRTISSPLKLRLFMLRSLPMAYLAGLRLREITPERAVITVPFKYLTQNPFRSIYFACLSMAAEMASGMLAMMHIQGQGRVSMLVVGLEAEFTKKAVGLIAFTSEDGPRIAQTIADSRASGEGRTVVCTSTGVDQAGDVVATFRITWSFRAK
- a CDS encoding M1 family aminopeptidase; amino-acid sequence: MRLIIIASLLLGVSASGQARPLVRVQLKLEPATHRFTCHYTFRLPASDTSSVLKLNLNRQFQLQQVRSTGAARPRTARLFYPFFGDTLQQVTVRFGNGPARRQVELTYVGTLGKGNFTADVNVLSGHSNWLPFRPYAEYEVVDYELAVRVPTGYQVLSTTAPRRERAGSYAFRGSTSATELTAIVARQFGQLVAGSAPRITVVKAAAAPGRADSVLLQKTQDIVAFYNRSIGRQDAVAQFTVFLPGTNHEAYGLLDNATVITYTDFDVAKRGDLLILDHEISHKWWAYGSYHDDSAWLNEAFATYSSLLYLQASGDAEGYRQELAKLATSAAGAPPILGFNRYQHEPAVFRRVVYNKGTVILAALHDRLGTESFNAVLAATAARQVSTTAGFLEVVAQLSGQPTRDWLLAELSR
- a CDS encoding DNA integrity scanning protein DisA nucleotide-binding domain protein; this translates as MLSPLPLLSAPPVAPTYEAPVSDAFRVWPHQARFRQVAQVLADGLFSALDEDLEPYVLLLALPAQPGSAAPAACLEPALCGLDARQFENVVAEGRILQSQTAPPFAGRDDVSPEMVRRRHEGLGVRKAVQAVLDKLDEHTQHQHVAGWPIEIHGFFVMTVLRVQRKPLRGYPSLRANRFYTDGRPLMPSLLTSAMQRFHEECVKLLSEPEPGSGLLVRPRETEELLRAAGKSLLDTPAQALGAEPGAARLFHTLNTISSLRYEGAEGVGKVILARRHHPNLEEVFALTCPTPLTDYRAVRKLLEMTTPDVSLLADSENVYALGRLVGTYDPAREDVFVINFINHYAWEFQHDGKVLMRTIYSQPSLPRFRVNRSRFRKDLKRTFQLTDPAKIERLWDVVLEASRQKHGTLLVITTEALAEADRLKLQCTLIEPVPLTPLITRLVTSIDGAVLLDPDSYCYSIGVILDGKASGRGTSTRGARYNSAIRYVETSPYPCLAIVVSEDGMVNVITKERLGEED
- a CDS encoding energy transducer TonB, which gives rise to MHSTLRCLVLAAALALPAAGQAQQKLKYPKAPPADQIYDAVAQPAVPVGGLDAYAQYLADKQQYPTAALQRGAAGTVTVTFVVEKSGAVSSAEVAAPLDPELDAEALRLIKAGPRWTPAMHKGGKVRQRVTVPITFQIPAGTDDAAVTGTAFVAPGAPSGGTTTVKADQPARPVGGTEAFFEWIQLNQKYPALARQRKIEGRVMVEFIIQKDGSLTDAKVLKPLGSGLDQEALRLIKAAPKWTAATYKGEPVRQKMVLPVLFQL
- a CDS encoding RidA family protein; this translates as MAPDTPSASAGTPATPSSSSAAHNSSRAPEPVGLYPHARRAGNLLFLSGVGPRQRGQKHVPGVELDEDGNILQYDFESQCHAVFQNVRYILEEAGARWEDLVDVTVFLTNMQDDFPAYNRLYAEYFATNQPCRTTVEVNRLPTPIAIELKCIAVMAG
- a CDS encoding MutS-related protein — protein: MPVSADFRPITVLPAEVFAENLTTHAAQEQHYARRHQLGGWLRVLLFGGGAAGAWWLFSSGFVLPGLAFVVGVLLAFWGMVRWHAAVGYQREHHRLLTQLNQQELDRLAGKLGGFDAGQRYLDAQHPYAADLDVFGPHSLFQLLNRASTRLGHDWLAGWLLRPALADEVRARQQAAAALAPDLNWTQEWQARARHFPRQHEADPREFSAWLARPDFFQNKAWLKPLLVLLPLLVLASAAAWALGQGYFWLIGAQVVVSLLNGRLAEARNEYAAQALAMHDALRATQAQLALFEDEAAPDWQAPRLRELRATLRAASHGTAATRRLGQLTTVAGLFRGREHPLGALLLNNFLLWDLHAMWQLERWKRDLGPELTTVLEVQAELEALVSLAGWQFANPTYTTPELSVGPLEVAAEALGHPLIFAAQRITNDYQTIGYGQTAVITGSNMAGKSTFLRTVGLNMALALAGGVVCARRLRLSPAQLFSAMRTQDNLAESTSSFYAELKRLKLLLDMSSSESKIQQEELKMTREPAGASFSAPSNQPKSNYEQPTTNNELPVFYLLDEILKGTNSLDRHRGARALLRQLHQRRAAGLISTHDLELAALEGEWPGQVRNFSFNSTFSEGEIHFDYHLTPGPCQAFNASQLMQLMGIEI